One genomic region from Streptomyces sp. Li-HN-5-11 encodes:
- a CDS encoding ROK family protein: MEHVIALDVGGTGMKAALVAADGELLHQARRATGRERGPGAVVEGILDFAAELGAYGVERFGAPAAAAGVAVPGIVDEERGVAAYAANLGWRDVPLRDLLTRRLGVPVVLGHDVRTGGLAEGRIGAGRGADRFLFVPLGTGIAGAIGIDGRVEAGAHGFAGEIGHIVVRPGGTPCPCGQHGCLERFASASAVSRAWARACGDPDADAADCAKAVESGDARARTVWHEAVDALADGLVTALTLLDPRTLIIGGGLAEAGETLFTPLRDAVRRRVTFQRLPSIVPASLGDTAGCLGAGLLAWDLLTTSTTPRR, from the coding sequence GTGGAACACGTCATCGCCCTCGATGTGGGCGGAACCGGGATGAAGGCGGCACTCGTGGCCGCCGACGGCGAACTGCTGCACCAGGCGCGCCGGGCGACCGGCCGCGAGCGCGGGCCCGGCGCCGTCGTCGAGGGCATCCTCGACTTCGCCGCCGAGCTCGGCGCGTACGGCGTCGAGCGCTTCGGCGCGCCCGCGGCCGCCGCCGGGGTCGCCGTGCCCGGCATCGTCGACGAGGAGCGGGGCGTCGCCGCCTACGCCGCCAACCTCGGCTGGCGGGACGTACCGCTGCGCGACCTGCTCACGCGGCGGCTCGGCGTCCCCGTGGTCCTCGGCCACGACGTGCGCACCGGCGGGCTCGCCGAGGGCCGGATCGGGGCGGGCAGGGGCGCCGACCGGTTCCTGTTCGTGCCGCTGGGCACCGGCATCGCGGGCGCCATCGGCATCGACGGCCGGGTGGAGGCGGGCGCGCACGGCTTCGCGGGCGAGATCGGCCACATCGTCGTACGCCCCGGCGGCACGCCGTGCCCGTGCGGGCAGCACGGCTGTCTGGAGCGGTTCGCGTCGGCGTCGGCGGTCAGCAGGGCGTGGGCCCGGGCGTGCGGGGACCCGGACGCGGACGCGGCGGACTGCGCCAAGGCCGTGGAATCGGGAGACGCCAGGGCGCGGACGGTCTGGCACGAGGCCGTGGACGCACTCGCCGACGGCCTGGTCACCGCACTCACCCTGCTGGACCCGCGCACCCTGATCATCGGTGGCGGCCTCGCCGAGGCCGGAGAGACGCTGTTCACACCACTGCGGGACGCCGTGCGCCGGCGCGTCACCTTCCAGAGGCTCCCGTCGATCGTGCCCGCGTCCCTCGGCGACACCGCGGGCTGCCTGGGCGCGGGACTCCTCGCCTGGGATCTCCTCACCACTTCTACGACACCCCGGAGGTAA
- the nagA gene encoding N-acetylglucosamine-6-phosphate deacetylase translates to MATSKVLAGARVVLPTGIVDDGRVIVEGTRIADAAPEDAPVLDVSGHWLVPGFVDIHNHGGGGASFSGSADDVLTAVRTHRWHGTTTLVASTVTGEMDFLVQQAGLLSELAEQGEIAGIHFEGPFISPCRKGAHSEELLRDPDPAEVRKLVDAGRGWARMVTLATELPGGIDSVRLLTELGVIAAVGHTDATYEQTREAIEAGATVATHLFNAMPVLGHRSPGPVAALLEDERVTVELVNDGTHLHPAALELAFRHAGAGRVAFITDAMDAAGTGDGRYMLGPLEVEVTDGVARLVEGGSIAGSTLTLDRAFRRAVTVDRLPVQDVVAALSANPARLLGIDDRVGSLEPGKDADLVLLDEDFTLKGVMRHGAWVIEPQLG, encoded by the coding sequence ATGGCCACTAGCAAGGTTCTCGCCGGTGCCCGCGTGGTACTGCCCACGGGGATCGTGGACGACGGACGCGTGATCGTCGAGGGCACGCGCATCGCCGACGCCGCCCCCGAGGACGCTCCGGTCCTCGACGTGAGCGGACACTGGCTGGTCCCCGGATTCGTCGACATCCACAACCACGGGGGCGGCGGCGCCTCCTTCTCCGGCTCGGCGGACGACGTGCTGACCGCCGTCCGCACCCACCGATGGCACGGCACCACCACCCTCGTCGCCTCGACCGTCACCGGGGAGATGGACTTCCTCGTCCAGCAGGCGGGGCTGCTGTCCGAGCTGGCCGAGCAGGGCGAGATCGCGGGCATCCACTTCGAGGGACCGTTCATCTCGCCGTGCCGCAAGGGCGCGCACTCCGAGGAACTGCTGCGCGACCCGGACCCGGCGGAGGTGCGCAAGCTCGTCGACGCGGGCCGGGGCTGGGCCAGGATGGTCACCCTGGCGACCGAACTGCCCGGCGGCATCGACTCCGTACGGCTGCTCACCGAGCTGGGGGTGATCGCGGCCGTCGGCCACACGGACGCCACGTACGAGCAGACCAGGGAGGCGATCGAGGCCGGGGCCACCGTCGCCACGCACCTGTTCAACGCGATGCCGGTCCTCGGTCACCGCTCCCCCGGTCCGGTCGCCGCCCTGCTGGAGGACGAGCGCGTCACCGTGGAACTGGTCAACGACGGCACGCACCTGCACCCGGCCGCCCTCGAACTGGCGTTCCGTCACGCGGGCGCGGGCCGGGTCGCGTTCATCACCGACGCCATGGACGCCGCCGGAACCGGCGACGGCCGCTACATGCTCGGCCCGCTGGAGGTCGAGGTCACGGACGGGGTCGCGCGGCTGGTGGAGGGAGGCTCCATCGCGGGGTCCACCCTCACCCTGGACCGGGCCTTCCGGCGGGCGGTGACGGTCGACCGGCTGCCCGTTCAGGACGTCGTGGCCGCCCTCTCCGCCAACCCCGCCCGGCTGCTCGGGATCGACGACCGGGTGGGCTCCCTGGAGCCCGGCAAGGACGCCGACCTGGTACTGCTGGACGAGGACTTCACGCTCAAGGGCGTGATGCGGCACGGCGCATGGGTGATTGAACCGCAACTGGGCTGA
- a CDS encoding 1-phosphofructokinase family hexose kinase, protein MILTVTLNTALDITCRVPSLRPHTSHRVSHVTERPGGKGLNVARVLAALGHDVTVTGFAGGTTGREVRDRLADTPGLVDALVPVAGRTRRTTAVVDERTGDTTLFNEPGPDIAAAEWSAFQDVYEDLLGSVSAVALCGSLPPGLPVGAYAGLVRTARAANVPVLLDTSGEALRRAVAARPDIIKPNADELAELTGSHEPLRATQDARRRGARSVVASLGAQGLLAHTPEGHWRATPPSPAHGNPAGAGDSAVAGLLSGLVENLPWPDRLARATALATATVLAPAAGEFDRAAYEELVGRVAVTGEVSAA, encoded by the coding sequence GTGATCCTCACGGTCACGCTGAACACCGCTCTCGACATCACCTGTCGCGTGCCCTCCCTCAGGCCCCACACCTCGCACCGGGTGTCGCACGTGACGGAACGGCCCGGCGGCAAGGGCCTGAACGTCGCCCGCGTCCTCGCCGCCCTCGGCCACGACGTGACCGTCACCGGATTCGCGGGCGGAACCACCGGGCGCGAGGTACGCGACCGGCTGGCGGACACGCCCGGCCTGGTGGACGCGCTGGTCCCGGTCGCAGGCAGGACCCGGCGCACCACGGCCGTCGTGGACGAGCGGACCGGCGACACCACACTCTTCAACGAGCCCGGCCCGGACATCGCTGCCGCCGAGTGGTCCGCCTTCCAGGACGTCTACGAGGACCTGCTCGGCTCGGTGTCGGCGGTCGCGCTGTGCGGCAGCCTGCCGCCCGGGCTGCCGGTGGGCGCGTACGCCGGCCTGGTGCGCACCGCGCGCGCCGCGAACGTCCCCGTACTGCTGGACACCAGCGGGGAGGCACTGCGCCGCGCCGTCGCCGCCCGCCCCGACATCATCAAGCCCAACGCCGACGAACTGGCCGAACTCACCGGCTCGCACGAGCCACTGCGCGCCACTCAGGACGCCCGCCGGCGCGGCGCCCGGTCCGTCGTCGCCTCCCTCGGCGCTCAGGGCCTCCTGGCCCACACCCCCGAGGGCCACTGGCGCGCCACCCCGCCGTCCCCCGCCCACGGCAACCCGGCGGGCGCCGGCGACTCCGCGGTCGCGGGACTGCTGTCCGGCCTGGTGGAGAACCTGCCCTGGCCGGACCGCCTGGCCCGCGCCACCGCCCTCGCGACGGCGACCGTCCTGGCCCCGGCGGCCGGAGAGTTCGACCGCGCGGCCTACGAGGAGCTGGTGGGGCGGGTGGCGGTGACCGGCGAGGTCAGCGCGGCCTGA
- a CDS encoding CBM35 domain-containing protein, which yields MTPGNSGASTPEDDDPFGYLYADGQANGAQPPSGGYGYPNAVNRVRAVGQRQYGQPGQQVPTAAYGQAPPQQQGYGQQQGAYGQPNAHYAAPETLPGGAPTTRTPMPAGNGGGRGRGPNTKGLLIGAIAVVAAVVIGIGIAMLGDDSGKKNDNKAGGTTPTATQSSSPSPSASSSVAADGRLPTIDAKALRLEGGATTASDVKGAKADGGVYVTNFNNVGSAVTWTVNGIPDSGKYTVYVGYSVPGKDGTATLTVNGTASSTPVNLKNYAHAAQGDYAKGWTQTYNWIQLNKGTNTIKISCEQGNQCDAYLDQLWLVKGWVKS from the coding sequence ATGACGCCCGGCAACAGCGGCGCGAGCACGCCCGAGGACGACGACCCGTTCGGCTACCTCTACGCCGACGGTCAGGCCAACGGAGCCCAGCCCCCGTCCGGTGGCTACGGCTACCCGAACGCGGTCAACAGGGTGCGTGCGGTCGGCCAGCGGCAGTACGGCCAGCCCGGCCAGCAGGTCCCCACGGCGGCCTACGGCCAGGCGCCGCCGCAGCAGCAGGGCTACGGCCAGCAGCAGGGCGCGTACGGCCAGCCGAACGCCCACTACGCCGCCCCGGAGACCCTGCCGGGCGGCGCCCCGACGACCCGCACCCCGATGCCGGCGGGCAACGGCGGCGGGCGGGGGCGCGGCCCGAACACCAAGGGCCTGCTGATCGGCGCGATCGCGGTCGTCGCCGCGGTCGTCATCGGCATCGGCATCGCGATGCTCGGCGACGACTCCGGCAAGAAGAACGACAACAAGGCCGGCGGCACGACCCCCACGGCCACGCAGAGCTCCAGCCCGAGCCCGTCAGCGAGCAGCAGCGTGGCCGCCGACGGCCGGCTGCCGACGATCGATGCCAAGGCGCTCCGCCTGGAGGGCGGCGCGACGACGGCGTCGGACGTCAAGGGTGCCAAGGCCGACGGCGGGGTCTACGTGACGAATTTCAACAACGTCGGCTCCGCGGTCACCTGGACCGTCAACGGCATCCCCGATTCGGGCAAGTACACCGTCTACGTCGGCTACAGCGTCCCGGGCAAGGACGGCACCGCGACCCTCACGGTCAACGGCACGGCCTCCAGCACGCCCGTCAACCTGAAGAACTACGCACACGCTGCCCAGGGCGACTACGCGAAAGGCTGGACGCAGACGTACAACTGGATCCAGCTCAACAAGGGCACGAACACCATCAAGATCTCGTGCGAGCAGGGCAACCAGTGCGACGCCTACCTGGACCAGCTGTGGCTGGTGAAGGGCTGGGTCAAGTCCTGA
- the cdgB gene encoding diguanylate cyclase CdgB, which translates to MEIESEPYVRLTTLRQLHQVMADMNTARSLADTLQTVADGVVNGLGYELACVNLVRPDGDLVVAAFSGNSAAEALITGRVGSRDSWERRLNMGERWGDLVFIPHTEGWVLDDDDVPQWYTDGPAPRFEDEWHPSDRLFAPMYTPGAPGGTCGELLGVLSVDRPRNGRRPGAWGREALQMYAFQAAIAISNARLRANMQRALVRLEREQQALRASEESFRQAFEYAPSGMAIAEMGGDQHGRILRTNDALCRLLGRPASAMRRYSFSDLVHPEDIGTLLRTSAEGGRAELRLGRRDGTYVWVSLRNSVVADAADGPRFLLTHVEDIEERKRRELQLAHRASHDSLTGLPNSAELRSRLSARLCRRPQTAYPGEVASLDAAYGSPGFDAIGHDFDFPAAVKAYDTYDHHVHTVAPEGDRDDGTKGLAVLFCDLDGFKSINDRFGHNAGDAVLIEVARRLSNGVRDGDTVARLGGDEFVILADGLGRADAQDLAVRLRNEIIQPIRAEGRAVRVGASFGIGWAHCGMTADEVLKSADERMYVEKRSRPKQHRRAG; encoded by the coding sequence ATGGAGATCGAGTCGGAGCCGTACGTCCGCCTCACGACCCTGCGGCAACTGCACCAGGTCATGGCGGACATGAACACCGCGCGGAGCCTGGCGGACACGCTGCAGACCGTCGCCGACGGCGTCGTGAACGGCCTCGGCTACGAGCTGGCGTGCGTCAACCTCGTCCGCCCCGACGGCGACCTCGTCGTCGCCGCCTTCTCCGGGAACTCCGCCGCCGAGGCCCTCATCACCGGCCGGGTCGGCTCCCGCGACTCCTGGGAGCGCCGGCTGAACATGGGCGAGCGGTGGGGCGACCTGGTCTTCATACCGCACACCGAGGGCTGGGTCCTCGACGACGACGACGTCCCTCAGTGGTACACCGACGGGCCCGCGCCCCGCTTCGAGGACGAGTGGCACCCCTCCGACCGGCTCTTCGCCCCCATGTACACGCCCGGCGCCCCGGGCGGCACCTGCGGCGAGCTGCTCGGCGTGCTCTCCGTGGACCGCCCGCGCAACGGCCGCAGGCCCGGCGCCTGGGGCCGCGAGGCCCTGCAGATGTACGCCTTCCAGGCCGCCATCGCGATCAGCAACGCCCGGCTGCGCGCCAACATGCAGCGCGCCCTGGTCCGCCTCGAGCGCGAGCAACAGGCCCTGCGCGCCAGCGAGGAGAGCTTCCGGCAGGCCTTCGAGTACGCCCCCTCCGGCATGGCCATCGCCGAGATGGGCGGCGACCAGCACGGCCGCATCCTGCGCACCAACGACGCCCTCTGCCGGCTCCTGGGCCGCCCCGCCTCCGCGATGCGCCGCTACTCCTTCTCCGACCTCGTCCACCCCGAGGACATCGGCACCCTGCTGCGCACCTCGGCGGAGGGCGGCCGCGCGGAGCTCCGGCTGGGCCGCCGCGACGGCACGTACGTCTGGGTGTCCCTGCGCAACTCCGTCGTCGCGGACGCCGCCGACGGCCCCCGCTTCCTGCTCACCCACGTCGAGGACATCGAGGAGCGCAAGCGCCGCGAGCTCCAGCTCGCCCACCGCGCCTCCCACGACTCCCTCACCGGCCTGCCCAACTCCGCCGAACTGCGCTCCCGCCTCTCGGCCCGCCTCTGCCGGCGCCCGCAGACGGCGTACCCCGGCGAGGTGGCGTCCCTGGACGCGGCCTACGGTTCCCCCGGCTTCGACGCCATCGGCCACGACTTCGACTTCCCGGCGGCCGTGAAGGCGTACGACACCTACGACCACCACGTGCACACCGTCGCCCCCGAGGGCGACCGGGACGACGGGACCAAGGGGCTCGCGGTCCTCTTCTGCGACCTCGACGGCTTCAAGTCGATCAACGACCGGTTCGGGCACAACGCGGGCGACGCCGTCCTCATCGAGGTGGCCCGGCGCCTGTCGAACGGCGTCAGGGACGGCGACACCGTGGCCCGGCTCGGCGGCGACGAGTTCGTGATCCTCGCCGACGGGCTCGGCCGGGCCGACGCCCAGGACCTCGCCGTACGGCTGCGCAACGAGATCATCCAGCCGATCCGCGCCGAGGGCCGCGCCGTGCGGGTCGGCGCCAGCTTCGGCATCGGCTGGGCGCACTGCGGCATGACCGCGGACGAAGTGCTCAAGTCCGCCGACGAACGGATGTACGTCGAGAAACGATCTCGTCCCAAACAGCACCGCCGCGCCGGGTGA
- a CDS encoding flavin reductase family protein, which translates to MLNTSLVPSRPSPAAPAPSGHAEGVTNDEFRAAMSRLAAGVVLVTAQEPPLDPDDPQAPRGEDVGMTATAFMSVSLDPPLALVSLREGSRMDDLLAEQPLWAVSVLAGSQRHIAGRFAMKGRVSDRLLFADIPYVRGEVSGAPLVSGALATLELRTEQRVTAGDHTLVVGRVLTAHTPGADDGPLMYFKGRYRHLG; encoded by the coding sequence GTGCTGAACACTTCCCTCGTGCCGTCCCGCCCCTCCCCCGCCGCCCCGGCCCCGTCCGGGCATGCTGAGGGGGTGACCAACGACGAGTTCCGCGCGGCGATGTCCCGGCTGGCCGCGGGCGTGGTCCTGGTGACCGCCCAGGAGCCGCCGCTCGACCCGGACGACCCACAGGCGCCCCGGGGCGAGGACGTGGGCATGACGGCGACGGCGTTCATGTCGGTGTCCCTGGACCCGCCGCTGGCCCTGGTCAGCCTGCGCGAGGGTTCCCGCATGGACGACCTGCTCGCCGAGCAGCCGCTGTGGGCGGTGTCGGTCCTCGCCGGCAGCCAGCGCCACATCGCCGGCCGGTTCGCGATGAAGGGCCGCGTCAGCGACCGCCTGCTCTTCGCGGACATCCCCTACGTCCGCGGCGAGGTCTCCGGCGCCCCTCTGGTGTCCGGCGCCCTGGCCACGCTGGAACTGCGCACCGAACAGCGGGTCACGGCGGGCGACCACACCCTGGTCGTCGGCCGCGTCCTGACGGCCCACACCCCCGGCGCGGACGACGGCCCGCTGATGTACTTCAAGGGGCGCTACCGGCATCTGGGCTGA